Proteins found in one Microbacterium sp. SSM24 genomic segment:
- a CDS encoding MFS transporter, whose translation MTQSQRNDAPLAPSVPPTLRSARIAVTAAYAAQGLGYAVIVTSLPALKERQGVGDDIVTILVLGVALTAALGSVIANAVAVRWGSRTALAFGLIVQAVALPVIALPTEFPVFAGAFAVFGIGLGCVDAAAAMQGVAVQRAYGRHLLGGFFAAATAAAIAGALLVSWVALSAVGAGVALTCAAVIALAVALGGLRFFAREVPIDEALPKAERAKLPRAGIWAFGLVILAVFVADSAVSTWSTVYLQDDLAALAWIAPLGYAVYQAVVLITRLATDRLVPVLGRGRLVAIAASVSAVGCVIIALLPFPVAAIIGFALAGVSAGVLIPVTFGAAGELAPEHSDQVIARVNLFNYAGAILGAVVVGLLAEGPGLGIAFLLPAVALAAILLAVPRFRTVPRATVAVAASDDTRSR comes from the coding sequence GTGACACAGTCGCAGCGCAACGACGCGCCCCTCGCCCCGTCCGTTCCTCCTACCCTCCGCTCGGCCCGCATCGCGGTGACCGCCGCCTACGCGGCGCAGGGTCTCGGCTATGCCGTCATCGTGACGTCCCTGCCCGCTCTCAAGGAGCGCCAGGGCGTCGGCGACGACATCGTCACGATCCTCGTGCTCGGCGTGGCGCTGACCGCAGCCCTCGGCTCGGTGATCGCGAACGCGGTCGCCGTGCGATGGGGCAGCAGGACTGCGCTCGCGTTCGGCCTCATCGTGCAGGCTGTCGCTCTGCCCGTGATCGCCCTGCCGACCGAGTTTCCCGTCTTCGCCGGCGCGTTCGCCGTTTTCGGCATCGGCCTCGGCTGCGTCGATGCCGCAGCGGCCATGCAGGGTGTCGCCGTGCAGCGGGCCTACGGACGTCACCTGCTGGGCGGCTTCTTCGCCGCCGCGACAGCCGCCGCCATCGCCGGAGCGCTGCTCGTGTCGTGGGTCGCGCTGTCCGCAGTCGGCGCCGGTGTCGCGCTGACGTGCGCCGCCGTCATCGCGCTGGCCGTCGCCCTCGGCGGTCTCCGGTTCTTCGCGCGGGAGGTGCCGATCGACGAGGCCCTGCCGAAGGCAGAGCGCGCCAAGCTGCCCCGCGCGGGCATCTGGGCTTTCGGGCTCGTCATCCTCGCGGTCTTCGTCGCCGACTCCGCCGTGAGCACGTGGAGCACGGTCTACCTGCAGGACGATCTCGCGGCGCTCGCCTGGATCGCACCGCTCGGCTACGCCGTGTACCAGGCCGTCGTGCTCATCACACGACTGGCCACCGATCGCCTGGTGCCCGTGCTCGGCCGCGGGCGACTCGTCGCGATCGCGGCATCCGTCTCCGCCGTCGGCTGCGTGATCATCGCCCTGCTGCCGTTCCCGGTCGCCGCGATCATCGGCTTCGCGCTCGCCGGCGTCAGCGCGGGCGTGCTCATCCCGGTGACCTTCGGCGCCGCAGGTGAGCTCGCGCCGGAGCACAGCGACCAGGTCATCGCGCGGGTGAACCTCTTCAACTACGCCGGCGCGATCCTCGGCGCCGTCGTCGTCGGCCTGCTCGCTGAGGGACCGGGCCTCGGCATCGCGTTCCTACTGCCTGCCGTCGCGCTGGCCGCGATCCTGCTCGCCGTGCCGCGCTTCCGGACGGTGCCGCGAGCGACGGTCGCCGTGGCGGCGTCGGACGACACCCGCAGTCGGTAA
- a CDS encoding GNAT family N-acetyltransferase codes for MQPVVLRTPRLELALPREEDVDAIFAACQDAGIQRYTPVPFPYERTHAEQFVERVPKDWDEGRHVTWGIREHDRLIGTIGLYRMDGDGNGEIGFWMAPDSRGGGRLREAANAVIDWGFSADGPALSRIEWRAVVGNVASARVASALGFRYEGLLRMALANAKYRDDGWIAALLKDDDRMPQPWPVLEI; via the coding sequence ATGCAGCCTGTCGTCCTCCGCACGCCCCGGCTCGAACTCGCACTCCCGCGCGAAGAGGACGTCGATGCGATCTTCGCGGCGTGCCAGGATGCCGGCATCCAGCGCTACACCCCGGTCCCCTTCCCCTACGAGCGCACCCATGCCGAGCAGTTCGTCGAACGTGTCCCGAAGGATTGGGACGAGGGTCGTCACGTGACGTGGGGCATCCGGGAGCACGACCGGCTCATCGGCACGATCGGCCTCTACCGCATGGACGGCGACGGCAACGGCGAGATCGGCTTCTGGATGGCACCGGACTCCCGCGGCGGCGGCCGGCTGCGCGAGGCCGCGAACGCGGTGATCGACTGGGGCTTCTCGGCCGACGGTCCCGCGCTCTCGCGCATCGAGTGGCGCGCGGTGGTGGGGAACGTCGCCTCGGCGCGCGTCGCGAGCGCGCTGGGCTTCCGCTACGAGGGTCTGCTGCGCATGGCGCTCGCGAACGCGAAGTACCGCGACGACGGCTGGATCGCCGCGCTGCTGAAGGACGACGACCGGATGCCGCAGCCCTGGCCGGTCCTCGAAATCTGA
- a CDS encoding endonuclease domain-containing protein: protein MRFDVFSRADLFREGHTRRSIQSAVRRGLLIHARRDRYLPADAPEALVRAVRVGGRLTCLSLLALLGVFVLENRRLHVHLAYTSSRLSSPHHRGSPLGGAARRGLRLHWMSLVDECAGGAVGLVDALIHAVLCQPPRAAVATLDSALNRGLIDIAQLAMVFAGLPARYSALAPLVDGRAESGPETLVRLMARALGCHVELQVTFEGIGRVDLVLDGWLVVECDSKQFHASWAAQARDRERDAALAALGYSTLRLSAAMVMYRPESVLAALRGLIGAQRMS, encoded by the coding sequence ATGCGCTTCGACGTGTTCAGCCGTGCCGATCTCTTCCGAGAGGGGCATACTCGCAGGTCGATCCAGTCCGCGGTGCGTCGCGGCCTCTTGATCCATGCTCGCCGGGATCGCTATCTTCCCGCCGACGCTCCCGAGGCCCTGGTGCGTGCGGTTCGCGTCGGTGGTCGCCTCACATGCCTCTCGCTCCTGGCGTTGCTCGGCGTGTTCGTCCTCGAGAACCGCAGACTGCATGTCCATCTCGCCTACACCTCGAGCCGGCTCAGCTCACCGCACCATCGCGGGAGCCCTCTCGGCGGCGCCGCTCGACGCGGGCTCCGGCTCCACTGGATGTCGCTCGTCGACGAGTGTGCCGGCGGTGCTGTCGGTCTCGTGGACGCCCTCATCCACGCCGTTCTCTGCCAACCCCCTCGGGCCGCCGTCGCAACGCTCGACAGCGCGCTGAACCGAGGGCTGATCGACATCGCACAACTCGCGATGGTGTTCGCGGGACTCCCCGCGCGGTACTCGGCGCTCGCGCCACTCGTCGACGGGCGTGCGGAATCCGGGCCCGAAACCCTCGTGCGGCTCATGGCGCGAGCGCTCGGATGCCATGTTGAGCTCCAAGTGACGTTCGAGGGGATCGGTCGTGTGGACCTCGTGCTCGACGGCTGGTTGGTCGTCGAGTGCGACAGCAAGCAGTTTCATGCGAGTTGGGCGGCGCAGGCCAGGGATCGTGAGCGGGATGCTGCGCTCGCAGCTCTCGGCTACTCGACGTTGCGGCTCTCGGCAGCGATGGTCATGTACCGGCCCGAGTCGGTGCTCGCGGCTCTCCGCGGCCTGATCGGCGCGCAGCGGATGTCCTGA
- a CDS encoding succinate dehydrogenase iron-sulfur subunit, whose amino-acid sequence MASLVAVDAPSEATTDVETPADTGIQSFLVTFIIRRFDPEVDEEPRWVDYDVELYSTDRVLDALHKIKWEVDGSLTFRRSCAHGICGSDAMRINGRNRLACKTLIKDLDISQPIYVEAIKGLPLEKDLVVDMEPFFASYREVQPFLIANSKPEAGKERIQSIVDREVFDDTTKCILCAACTSSCPVFWTDGQYFGPAAIVNAHRFIFDSRDDAGDVRLDILNDKEGVWRCRTTFNCTEACPRGIEVTKAIAEVKQAVLRGRP is encoded by the coding sequence ATGGCGAGCCTCGTCGCAGTCGACGCGCCCTCGGAGGCGACCACCGACGTGGAGACCCCGGCCGATACCGGCATCCAGTCGTTCCTCGTGACGTTCATCATCCGCCGGTTCGATCCAGAGGTCGACGAGGAGCCGCGCTGGGTCGACTACGACGTGGAGCTGTACTCCACCGACCGCGTCCTCGACGCGCTCCACAAGATCAAGTGGGAGGTCGACGGGTCGCTGACGTTCCGCCGCTCGTGCGCGCACGGCATCTGCGGCTCCGACGCGATGCGCATCAACGGCCGCAACCGCCTGGCCTGCAAGACGCTGATCAAGGATCTCGACATCTCGCAGCCGATCTACGTCGAGGCGATCAAGGGTCTGCCGCTCGAGAAGGACCTCGTCGTCGACATGGAGCCGTTCTTCGCCTCCTACCGCGAGGTGCAGCCGTTCCTCATCGCGAACTCGAAGCCCGAGGCGGGCAAGGAGCGCATCCAGTCGATCGTCGACCGCGAGGTCTTCGACGACACCACGAAGTGCATCCTGTGCGCCGCGTGCACGTCGTCGTGCCCGGTCTTCTGGACCGACGGGCAGTACTTCGGCCCCGCCGCGATCGTGAACGCGCACCGCTTCATCTTCGACTCGCGCGACGACGCCGGCGACGTGCGCCTCGACATCCTCAACGACAAGGAGGGCGTGTGGCGCTGCCGCACGACCTTCAACTGCACCGAGGCGTGCCCCCGTGGCATCGAGGTCACCAAGGCGATCGCCGAGGTGAAGCAGGCGGTTCTGCGCGGCCGGCCCTAA
- the sdhA gene encoding succinate dehydrogenase flavoprotein subunit, which translates to MSTETTDSYVKDGVHYHQFDIVIVGAGGAGMRAAIEAGPGARTAVISKLYPTRSHTGAAQGGMAAALANVEEDSWEWHTFDTVKGGDYLVDQDAAEILAKEAIDAVIDLENMGLPFNRTPEGKIDQRRFGGHTADHGKTPVRRACYAADRTGHMILQTLFQNCVKLGINFFNEFYVLDLITVKDAAGKTEIAGVVAYELATGDLHVFQSKAVIFATGGFGKIFKTTSNAHTLTGDGVGIIWRKGLPLEDMEFFQFHPTGLAGLGILLTEGARGEGAILRNVSGERFMERYAPTIKDLAPRDIVSRCMVQEVAEGRGAGPHRDYVLLDCTHLGAEVLETKLPDITEFARTYLGVDPVVEPVPVMPTAHYAMGGIPTNNDAQVLADNTTVVPGLYAAGECACVSVHGSNRLGTNSLLDINVFGKRAGRNAVEYVKTAEFVALPEDPAAEVRGLIEGLRNNQGTERIAVLRKRLQDEMDRKAQVFRTDESLGEVLDVIEELRERFKNVHVDDKGKRFNTDLLEAVELGFLLDIAEVVVVTARNRKESRGGHMRDDFPKRDDENFMQHTMAYLSGDAGSSHSEDHIRLGWKPVVFTKNEKGELNYPPMERKY; encoded by the coding sequence GTGAGCACTGAGACCACCGACTCCTACGTCAAGGACGGCGTCCACTACCACCAGTTCGACATCGTCATCGTGGGCGCCGGCGGCGCCGGCATGCGAGCGGCGATCGAGGCCGGCCCCGGCGCCAGGACCGCCGTCATCTCGAAGCTCTACCCCACCCGCTCGCACACGGGCGCGGCGCAGGGCGGCATGGCCGCGGCACTCGCGAACGTCGAAGAGGACTCGTGGGAGTGGCACACCTTCGACACCGTCAAGGGCGGCGACTACCTCGTCGACCAGGACGCGGCCGAGATCCTCGCGAAAGAGGCGATCGACGCGGTCATCGACCTCGAGAACATGGGTCTGCCGTTCAACCGCACCCCCGAGGGCAAGATCGACCAGCGCCGCTTCGGCGGGCACACCGCCGATCACGGCAAGACCCCCGTGCGCCGCGCGTGCTATGCCGCCGACCGCACCGGCCACATGATCCTGCAGACGCTGTTCCAGAACTGCGTCAAGCTCGGCATCAACTTCTTCAACGAGTTCTACGTGCTCGATCTGATCACGGTGAAGGATGCCGCCGGCAAGACCGAGATCGCGGGCGTCGTCGCGTACGAGCTGGCCACCGGCGACCTGCACGTCTTCCAGTCGAAGGCCGTGATCTTCGCCACGGGCGGCTTCGGAAAGATCTTCAAGACGACCTCCAACGCCCACACCCTCACCGGCGACGGCGTCGGAATCATCTGGCGCAAGGGCCTGCCGCTGGAGGACATGGAGTTCTTCCAGTTCCACCCGACCGGCCTGGCCGGGCTCGGCATCCTGCTCACCGAAGGTGCCCGCGGTGAGGGCGCGATCCTGCGCAACGTGTCGGGCGAGCGCTTCATGGAGCGCTACGCCCCGACCATCAAGGACCTGGCGCCGCGCGACATCGTGAGCCGCTGCATGGTCCAGGAGGTTGCCGAGGGCCGCGGCGCGGGCCCGCACCGCGACTACGTGCTCCTGGACTGCACCCACCTCGGCGCCGAGGTGCTCGAGACGAAGCTCCCCGACATCACCGAGTTCGCGCGCACCTATCTGGGCGTCGACCCGGTGGTCGAGCCGGTGCCGGTCATGCCCACCGCGCACTACGCGATGGGCGGCATCCCGACCAACAACGACGCCCAGGTGCTCGCCGACAACACCACCGTCGTGCCGGGCCTCTACGCCGCCGGCGAGTGCGCGTGCGTGTCGGTGCACGGGTCGAACCGCCTGGGAACCAACTCGCTCCTCGACATCAACGTCTTCGGCAAGCGCGCGGGGCGCAACGCCGTCGAGTACGTCAAGACCGCCGAGTTCGTGGCGCTCCCCGAAGACCCCGCCGCCGAGGTGCGCGGCCTCATCGAGGGGCTGCGCAACAACCAGGGCACCGAGCGGATCGCCGTGCTGCGCAAGAGGCTGCAGGACGAGATGGACCGCAAGGCCCAGGTGTTCCGCACCGACGAGTCCCTCGGCGAGGTGCTCGACGTCATCGAGGAACTGCGCGAGCGCTTCAAGAACGTCCACGTCGACGACAAGGGCAAGCGGTTCAACACCGACCTGCTCGAGGCCGTCGAGCTGGGCTTCCTGCTCGACATCGCCGAGGTCGTCGTCGTCACGGCCCGCAACCGCAAGGAGAGCCGCGGCGGTCACATGCGCGACGACTTCCCGAAGCGCGACGACGAGAACTTCATGCAGCACACGATGGCGTACCTGTCGGGCGACGCGGGTTCCTCGCACTCAGAGGACCACATCCGCCTCGGCTGGAAGCCCGTCGTCTTCACGAAGAACGAGAAGGGCGAGTTGAACTACCCGCCGATGGAGAGGAAGTACTGA
- a CDS encoding exodeoxyribonuclease III has protein sequence MSRRVRIASVNVNGIRAATRKGMIEWLDEADVDVMALQEVRATLEELQTALPGWELVNDEALAKGRAGVAIATRLPAVDVRRVLGPEPLDSAGRWIEADLDIDGERLTVVSAYVHTGEADTPRQDAKWAFLDAMEKRMPQLEQSSPLAVVMGDLNVGHRELDIRNWKGNVKKAGFLPRERAYFDRFLGAAGEQVAGVDGSTGTGLGWVDVGRAAHGEVDGPYTWWSMRGRAFDNDSGWRIDYHLATPALAERVSNYRVVRAPSWDTRWSDHSPVVADYAIGD, from the coding sequence GTGTCACGCCGAGTCCGCATCGCCTCCGTCAACGTCAACGGCATCCGCGCCGCAACCCGCAAGGGCATGATCGAGTGGCTCGACGAGGCCGACGTCGACGTCATGGCCCTGCAAGAGGTGCGCGCGACGCTCGAGGAGCTGCAGACCGCACTCCCGGGCTGGGAGCTCGTGAACGACGAGGCGCTCGCCAAGGGCCGCGCCGGCGTCGCGATCGCCACGCGCCTGCCCGCCGTCGACGTGCGCCGCGTGCTCGGACCCGAACCGCTCGACTCCGCGGGCCGCTGGATCGAAGCCGACCTCGACATCGACGGCGAGCGCCTCACGGTCGTGAGCGCCTACGTCCACACCGGCGAGGCCGACACCCCTCGGCAGGATGCCAAATGGGCGTTCCTCGACGCCATGGAGAAGCGGATGCCGCAGCTCGAGCAGTCCTCCCCGCTCGCCGTCGTGATGGGCGACCTCAATGTCGGCCACCGCGAGCTCGACATCCGCAACTGGAAGGGCAACGTCAAGAAGGCCGGGTTCCTCCCCCGCGAACGCGCGTACTTCGATCGCTTCCTCGGCGCCGCCGGCGAGCAGGTCGCGGGCGTCGACGGATCGACGGGAACGGGCCTCGGCTGGGTCGACGTCGGCCGGGCCGCGCACGGCGAGGTCGACGGCCCGTACACGTGGTGGTCCATGCGCGGCAGGGCGTTCGACAACGACAGCGGCTGGCGCATCGACTACCACCTCGCCACTCCCGCCCTCGCGGAGCGCGTGTCGAACTACCGGGTGGTGCGTGCGCCGTCGTGGGACACCCGGTGGAGCGACCACTCCCCCGTCGTGGCCGACTACGCGATCGGCGACTGA
- the trpS gene encoding tryptophan--tRNA ligase — translation MSKPRLYSGMQPSADSLQIGNYIGALLQWRDLQESYDAFFSVVDLHALTQPNDPAELREKTRRTAAQYIAAGIEPSKSTLYVQSHVRAHAELAWILSTITGFGEAGRMTQFKDKSQRYGADAASVGLFTYPVLMAADILLYQTDIVPVGDDQKQHVELTRDLAERFNSRYGTTFTVPMPVIQKETARIYDLQNPGAKMSKSAESDAGVLWLLDDPAASAKKIMRAVTDSDGTVRYDRDAKPGVSNLLVIYAALTGRQIPAIEDEYAGRGYGDFKKGLAEVVVEEFGPVRQRALDLLADPAELDRVLAANAAKADAVADATLADVYDKVGLLRRV, via the coding sequence GTGAGCAAACCGCGCCTGTACTCCGGAATGCAGCCTTCCGCCGACTCCCTGCAGATCGGCAACTACATCGGGGCGCTCCTGCAGTGGCGCGACCTGCAGGAGTCGTACGACGCGTTCTTCTCGGTCGTCGACCTGCACGCGCTGACGCAGCCGAACGATCCGGCCGAGCTGCGCGAGAAGACCCGCCGCACCGCCGCGCAGTACATCGCTGCGGGGATCGAGCCCTCCAAATCCACGCTGTACGTGCAGTCGCACGTGCGCGCGCACGCCGAGCTGGCGTGGATCCTCTCGACGATCACCGGCTTCGGCGAGGCCGGACGGATGACGCAGTTCAAGGACAAGTCGCAGCGCTACGGCGCCGACGCGGCGTCGGTCGGACTGTTCACCTACCCGGTGCTGATGGCTGCCGACATCCTGCTCTATCAGACCGACATCGTGCCCGTCGGCGATGACCAGAAGCAGCACGTCGAGCTGACGCGCGACCTCGCCGAGCGCTTCAACAGCCGCTACGGCACGACGTTCACGGTGCCGATGCCCGTGATCCAGAAGGAGACGGCGCGCATCTACGACCTCCAGAACCCGGGGGCGAAGATGTCGAAGTCGGCCGAGTCCGATGCGGGCGTGCTGTGGCTCCTCGACGACCCGGCGGCGAGCGCGAAGAAGATCATGCGCGCGGTCACCGACAGCGACGGCACGGTGCGCTACGACCGCGACGCGAAGCCCGGCGTCTCGAACCTGCTCGTGATCTACGCCGCCCTCACCGGTCGCCAGATCCCGGCGATCGAGGACGAGTACGCCGGCCGGGGGTACGGCGACTTCAAGAAGGGCCTCGCCGAGGTCGTGGTGGAGGAATTCGGTCCCGTGCGCCAGCGCGCCCTCGACCTGCTCGCCGACCCCGCCGAACTCGACCGCGTGCTCGCGGCGAACGCCGCCAAGGCCGATGCCGTCGCCGACGCGACCCTCGCCGACGTCTACGACAAGGTCGGTCTCCTCCGCCGGGTCTGA
- the sdhC gene encoding succinate dehydrogenase, cytochrome b556 subunit, which translates to MSAPARVTPSVSETTSRVPRGTLYRGNEGMWSWVLHRITGIAIFFFLLVHVLDTALIRVSPDAYNAVIGTYKNPIMGLGEVALVGAVAYHAYNGLRIILVDMFSWATRMQRQLWWGVLGLWVVTMLGFVPRHLINVFSELGQGGH; encoded by the coding sequence GTGTCTGCACCAGCACGCGTCACACCGTCGGTATCCGAGACCACGTCCCGAGTCCCCCGCGGCACCCTGTACCGCGGGAACGAAGGCATGTGGTCGTGGGTGCTGCACCGCATCACCGGCATCGCGATCTTCTTCTTCCTGCTGGTCCACGTGCTCGACACCGCGCTGATCCGCGTCTCACCCGACGCGTACAACGCCGTCATCGGCACCTACAAGAACCCGATCATGGGCCTCGGTGAGGTCGCGCTGGTCGGGGCGGTCGCGTACCACGCCTACAACGGCCTGCGCATCATCCTCGTGGACATGTTCTCGTGGGCCACGCGCATGCAGCGCCAGCTCTGGTGGGGCGTACTGGGCCTGTGGGTGGTGACGATGCTCGGCTTCGTGCCGCGCCACCTCATCAACGTCTTCTCCGAGCTCGGGCAGGGGGGCCACTGA
- a CDS encoding Fpg/Nei family DNA glycosylase, whose product MPEMPEVQGLVEFLRGRVIGLEVTRVMVANIAALKTYDPPVDALKGARIDAVARHGKFVDLATTGPAGDAHLVFHLAKAGWLRFYDQLPTTLIRPGKTPIALRVALSDGSGFDLTEAGTKKSLAVYVVRDSADVPGIARLGPDPLDAAFTRDTLAGLLAGRRTQIKGVLRDQATIAGVGNAYSDEILHAAKMSPYALASTLDDADIDRLFQAMTETLTEAVAEASGKPPAELKDAKRRGMKVHGRRGQTCPVCGDEVRSVFFADNSLEYCPTCQTGGKILADRRLSRLLK is encoded by the coding sequence ATGCCCGAGATGCCCGAGGTGCAGGGACTGGTCGAGTTCCTCCGCGGACGTGTCATCGGCCTCGAGGTGACTCGCGTCATGGTTGCGAACATCGCCGCGCTCAAGACGTACGATCCACCGGTCGACGCGCTGAAGGGTGCGCGCATCGATGCGGTGGCACGCCACGGCAAGTTCGTCGACCTCGCGACGACCGGGCCGGCGGGTGACGCTCACCTGGTGTTCCACCTGGCGAAGGCCGGCTGGCTCCGGTTCTACGATCAGCTGCCCACGACCCTGATCCGGCCGGGCAAGACGCCGATCGCCCTGCGGGTCGCGCTGTCGGACGGCTCGGGATTCGACCTCACCGAGGCGGGCACGAAGAAGTCGCTCGCTGTCTACGTCGTGCGCGACTCGGCCGATGTCCCCGGCATCGCACGGCTCGGTCCGGATCCGCTCGATGCCGCCTTCACGCGCGACACCCTCGCCGGCCTGCTGGCGGGGCGACGCACGCAGATCAAGGGCGTCCTGCGAGACCAGGCCACGATCGCCGGGGTCGGCAACGCCTACTCCGACGAGATCCTGCACGCCGCGAAGATGTCGCCCTACGCCCTCGCGTCCACGCTCGACGATGCCGACATCGACCGGCTGTTCCAGGCGATGACCGAGACGCTGACCGAGGCCGTGGCCGAGGCATCCGGCAAGCCTCCTGCAGAACTCAAGGACGCCAAACGGCGGGGAATGAAGGTCCACGGCCGACGCGGCCAGACATGCCCGGTGTGCGGCGACGAAGTGCGCAGCGTGTTCTTCGCCGACAACTCGCTCGAGTACTGCCCGACGTGCCAGACCGGCGGCAAGATCCTCGCGGACCGCCGGCTGTCGCGCCTGCTGAAGTAG
- a CDS encoding YihY/virulence factor BrkB family protein translates to MTQTPPPDARAAADAAQREEESLRERWEQTEHSLRQRFDAPISRATRLTQATMEWFPVRVWRNFLVENGFLLSAGVSYVALFACFAAIYLVFAIAGLWLGGSTEAVDHLIDLINSYIPNLISDESNFATPEEVQQIASTNAGVLGWTGVIALGALIWTAIDWVTYTRRAVRELFAIPPDRRSYFLLKARDLLAAIIFGAALILGGALSTVGSLTMEWLFSLLGRGQASGLVDVSVKLGSLFIGFAVTSTALVGLFRFLTGTKLPWRRIWPGAMIGGAGLTVLQLAAGLLLSYTPSNPLLAGFAFFIGMLLWFRMMGIVLLTAASWVAVAARDRDVVLLPQTEAERLAAEHAALVLAAKVRLRTAKDARAQAKWWRVPLADRAVHEAEVELRQVQEVAPPDPRAKTVPGVTLPKHVDPAKADPATAAAVSATESARGARAKH, encoded by the coding sequence GTGACGCAGACGCCCCCGCCGGACGCCCGCGCGGCGGCGGACGCCGCGCAGCGCGAGGAGGAGTCTCTGCGTGAGCGGTGGGAGCAGACGGAGCACAGCCTCCGGCAGCGCTTCGACGCACCCATCAGCCGGGCGACGCGGCTCACCCAGGCCACCATGGAGTGGTTCCCGGTGCGGGTATGGCGCAACTTCCTCGTCGAGAACGGGTTCCTGCTGTCGGCGGGCGTGAGCTACGTCGCACTCTTCGCGTGCTTCGCGGCGATCTACCTCGTGTTCGCGATCGCGGGGCTGTGGCTCGGGGGCAGCACCGAGGCGGTCGATCATCTGATCGACCTCATCAACAGCTACATCCCCAACCTCATCTCGGACGAGAGCAACTTCGCGACCCCCGAGGAGGTGCAGCAGATCGCGTCGACGAACGCCGGCGTCCTGGGGTGGACGGGTGTCATCGCGCTCGGCGCCCTGATCTGGACAGCCATCGACTGGGTGACCTACACCCGCCGCGCAGTGCGCGAGCTGTTCGCGATCCCGCCCGACCGCCGCAGCTACTTCCTGCTCAAGGCGCGCGACCTGCTCGCCGCCATCATCTTCGGCGCCGCCCTGATCCTCGGCGGCGCGCTGAGCACGGTCGGCAGCCTCACCATGGAGTGGCTCTTCTCGCTCCTGGGCCGGGGGCAGGCGAGCGGTCTCGTCGACGTCTCCGTGAAGCTCGGCTCGCTTTTCATCGGCTTCGCCGTCACGTCGACCGCCCTGGTCGGCCTGTTTCGCTTCCTGACGGGCACGAAGCTCCCCTGGCGCCGCATCTGGCCCGGAGCGATGATCGGCGGTGCCGGCCTGACCGTCCTTCAGCTGGCCGCGGGGCTGCTGCTGAGCTACACGCCGTCGAACCCCCTCCTCGCGGGGTTCGCGTTCTTCATCGGGATGCTGCTGTGGTTCCGCATGATGGGCATCGTCCTGCTGACCGCGGCATCCTGGGTCGCCGTCGCCGCGCGCGATCGCGACGTCGTGCTCCTGCCCCAGACCGAGGCGGAGCGGCTCGCCGCCGAGCATGCCGCCCTCGTCCTCGCCGCGAAGGTGCGCCTGCGCACCGCGAAGGACGCCCGTGCGCAGGCGAAATGGTGGCGCGTGCCTCTCGCCGACCGGGCCGTGCACGAGGCCGAGGTGGAGCTGCGCCAGGTGCAGGAGGTCGCACCGCCCGATCCTCGCGCCAAGACGGTGCCGGGCGTCACGCTTCCCAAGCACGTCGATCCGGCCAAGGCAGACCCCGCGACCGCGGCCGCGGTATCCGCGACGGAGTCCGCCCGAGGCGCCCGAGCGAAGCACTGA
- a CDS encoding succinate dehydrogenase hydrophobic membrane anchor subunit translates to MATIAEPRAPRTTVRRKGPNLEKWGWIYMRVSGVLLLVLIFGHLFVNLMTNTGIHQIDFAFVAGKFATPFWQWWDVLMLWLALIHGANGMRTVVNDYVTHDGTRKVLVWALWLSAAFLILLGTLVVFTFDPCIGFDIDTATDSMIAICS, encoded by the coding sequence ATGGCGACCATCGCCGAGCCCCGCGCTCCCCGCACCACCGTCCGCCGCAAGGGTCCGAACCTCGAGAAGTGGGGCTGGATCTACATGCGCGTCTCGGGCGTGCTGCTGCTGGTGCTGATCTTCGGGCATCTGTTCGTCAACCTCATGACGAACACCGGCATCCACCAGATCGACTTCGCATTCGTCGCCGGAAAGTTCGCCACGCCCTTCTGGCAGTGGTGGGACGTCCTCATGCTGTGGCTCGCCCTGATCCACGGCGCGAACGGCATGCGCACCGTCGTCAACGACTACGTCACCCACGACGGCACCCGCAAGGTGCTCGTGTGGGCGCTGTGGCTGTCGGCCGCCTTCCTCATTCTCCTCGGCACGCTCGTGGTGTTCACGTTCGACCCCTGCATCGGCTTCGACATCGACACCGCGACCGACTCCATGATCGCGATCTGCTCGTAG